A genomic segment from Curtobacterium sp. MCSS17_007 encodes:
- a CDS encoding glycosyltransferase — MEDATSCRRWWRSILNRSVITLAHDYITQRGGAERVVLALHRAMPESPIVTALFNINGTFPDFAGADVRSSFLNRLPIFRKNPQAALVALPFAWMLRREVRSEGVLISSSGWAHGIRVARGTKKVVYCHNPPRWLYQTEDYLLGRKLPIRWVLATVAPLLRLWDQHAARGVDTYLANSTSVQKRIEEAYGRHADVVFPPVMIDAEGPQEIPAPDLPTNYFLAVGRRRGYKGIEKIAQAFAGMPEQNLVIVGEMPAALPGNVRVVRDVSDAGLRWLYAHAQALVSIAREDFGLSPLEANAFGTPALLVRSGGFVDSLDEGVSGLFFASIDAPTMIASIRNFPKQWDRGAIKAHAGKFNETAFVEKLLSYFPSSPGASLDRDRAS; from the coding sequence GTGGAAGACGCTACGAGCTGTCGTAGGTGGTGGAGGAGCATATTGAACAGGTCGGTTATCACCCTCGCTCATGATTACATAACGCAACGCGGTGGAGCGGAGCGTGTTGTGCTCGCACTCCATCGGGCAATGCCGGAATCACCCATCGTCACAGCCCTGTTCAACATAAACGGGACATTCCCTGATTTCGCCGGCGCGGATGTGCGGAGCTCCTTCCTCAACCGGCTACCAATCTTTCGGAAGAACCCTCAGGCCGCCCTTGTCGCATTGCCGTTCGCATGGATGCTTCGGCGCGAAGTCCGCTCAGAAGGAGTGTTGATCAGTTCCTCGGGGTGGGCCCATGGGATCCGAGTGGCGCGAGGGACCAAGAAGGTCGTTTACTGTCACAATCCCCCGCGATGGCTGTATCAGACCGAGGACTATCTGTTGGGCAGAAAGCTGCCGATCCGCTGGGTACTCGCAACGGTCGCACCGCTTCTTCGCCTATGGGATCAGCATGCTGCCCGAGGCGTCGATACCTACCTCGCCAATTCAACATCGGTGCAGAAACGTATCGAAGAGGCTTACGGCCGACACGCTGATGTAGTGTTCCCGCCGGTGATGATCGATGCGGAGGGACCTCAGGAGATCCCCGCACCCGACTTGCCGACAAACTATTTCCTAGCCGTCGGTAGGAGGCGCGGTTATAAGGGTATCGAGAAGATTGCCCAGGCCTTTGCGGGAATGCCGGAACAAAACCTTGTCATTGTCGGCGAGATGCCAGCTGCGCTGCCGGGGAACGTTCGAGTAGTCCGAGACGTTTCCGATGCTGGACTCAGGTGGTTGTACGCCCATGCACAGGCACTCGTGAGCATCGCCCGTGAAGACTTCGGATTGAGCCCTTTGGAAGCGAACGCTTTCGGTACGCCAGCTCTGCTGGTCAGGAGCGGGGGGTTCGTAGATTCCCTCGACGAGGGCGTCTCCGGTTTGTTCTTCGCAAGCATCGATGCTCCAACGATGATTGCCAGTATCAGAAACTTCCCCAAACAGTGGGACAGGGGCGCTATCAAAGCGCATGCTGGAAAGTTCAACGAAACGGCCTTCGTGGAGAAGCTTTTGTCATATTTTCCATCGTCCCCAGGGGCTTCGCTGGACCGGGACCGCGCAAGTTGA